Proteins encoded together in one Prevotella scopos JCM 17725 window:
- the ftsZ gene encoding cell division protein FtsZ translates to MADNNNKMDILDFGDGDVADSIIKVIGVGGGGGNAVNHMYKEGIHDVTFVLCNTDAQALNDSPVPVHLQLGKEGLGAGNRPERARQAAEETSEDIKRMLNDGTKMAFITAGMGGGTGTGAAPVIARVSKELGILTVGIVTIPFRFEGAKKIDQALDGVEEMAKHVDALLVINNERLREIYPELSLLNGFRKADDTLSVAAKSIAEIITVHGIMNLDFNDVKTVLKDGGVAIMSTGYGEGEGRVKQAIEDALNSPLLNDNDVYKSKKILLSINFNTDDKDNPGLTMEEMGDVTEFMNHFSADFELKWGLAIDPELDKKVKVTILATGFGIEDVDGMGSHIKKQTQEDAARQAEEEEKAAERRDRRDRFYKDNNSSQYKHRPHIYRFTADELDNEDVILAVENTPTYKRTKQMIKDIKRISNPEQDNEENESNEGAVEGVISFV, encoded by the coding sequence TCGGTGATGGCGATGTTGCTGATAGCATCATCAAAGTTATTGGTGTCGGTGGTGGTGGTGGAAACGCCGTAAACCACATGTACAAAGAGGGTATCCACGATGTGACCTTCGTACTCTGCAACACGGATGCACAAGCACTCAACGACTCTCCTGTTCCTGTTCATCTGCAATTGGGTAAAGAAGGATTAGGTGCTGGAAACCGTCCTGAACGTGCACGTCAGGCTGCAGAAGAGACCAGCGAGGATATCAAGCGTATGCTCAACGATGGTACGAAGATGGCATTTATCACCGCTGGTATGGGTGGTGGTACGGGTACTGGTGCAGCACCTGTCATCGCACGTGTCAGCAAGGAATTGGGCATTCTCACCGTGGGTATCGTTACCATTCCATTCCGTTTCGAGGGAGCTAAGAAGATAGATCAGGCGTTGGATGGCGTTGAAGAGATGGCAAAACACGTCGATGCGCTGCTCGTTATCAACAACGAACGTCTCCGCGAGATTTATCCTGAACTGAGTTTGCTCAATGGTTTTCGCAAGGCTGACGACACACTGAGCGTGGCTGCTAAGAGTATTGCAGAGATTATCACCGTTCATGGTATTATGAACCTCGACTTCAACGATGTTAAGACAGTCCTCAAAGATGGTGGCGTAGCTATCATGTCAACTGGCTATGGTGAGGGTGAAGGTCGTGTGAAGCAGGCTATTGAGGACGCACTCAACTCACCACTGCTCAACGACAACGATGTCTATAAGTCAAAGAAGATTCTGCTCTCTATCAACTTCAACACCGACGACAAGGACAACCCTGGTCTGACAATGGAGGAAATGGGCGATGTGACAGAGTTCATGAACCACTTCAGCGCAGACTTCGAGTTGAAATGGGGACTTGCTATTGACCCTGAACTCGACAAGAAGGTTAAGGTTACTATCCTTGCAACGGGCTTCGGTATTGAGGATGTTGACGGTATGGGTAGCCATATCAAGAAGCAGACACAAGAGGATGCAGCACGTCAGGCAGAGGAAGAGGAGAAGGCTGCAGAGCGTCGTGACCGTCGTGATCGTTTCTATAAGGACAACAACAGCTCACAATACAAGCATCGTCCACACATCTATCGCTTTACTGCGGATGAACTCGACAACGAGGATGTTATCCTTGCTGTAGAGAACACACCAACCTATAAGCGTACTAAACAGATGATTAAAGACATCAAGCGCATCAGTAATCCTGAGCAAGATAATGAAGAAAACGAAAGCAACGAAGGCGCTGTTGAAGGCGTTATTAGCTTCGTATAA
- a CDS encoding YeiH family protein has translation MKLTEQRSSMLHGVLLITLFACAAFYIGDMGWVKALSLSPMVVGIILGMLYANSLRNNLPESWVPGIAFCGKRVLRFGIILYGFRLTFQDVVAVGFPAIIVDAIIVCGTILLGVLVGRLLKMDRSIALLAACGSGICGAAAVLGVDGAIRPKPYKTAVAVATVVIFGTLSMFLYPILYRAGVFDLSPDAMGIFAGSTIHEVAHVVGAGNAMGAAVSNSAIIVKMIRVMMLVPVLLVIAFFVAKNVTERDGDTGGSSKINIPWFAILFLVVIGFNSLNLLPKGVVEFINTFDTFLLTMAMSALGAETSIDKFKKAGFKPFLLAAILWCWLIGGGYCLAKYLVPMLGVGC, from the coding sequence ATGAAGTTAACAGAACAGCGCAGTAGTATGCTTCATGGTGTACTGCTAATTACTTTGTTTGCCTGTGCAGCGTTCTATATCGGTGATATGGGATGGGTGAAAGCACTTTCGTTGAGTCCGATGGTTGTTGGTATTATCTTGGGTATGCTTTATGCCAACAGTCTGCGCAATAATCTTCCAGAGTCTTGGGTACCCGGTATTGCCTTCTGTGGAAAACGTGTTTTGCGCTTTGGTATTATTCTTTATGGTTTTCGTTTGACCTTTCAAGACGTGGTGGCTGTGGGTTTCCCTGCTATAATCGTGGATGCAATTATCGTATGTGGAACGATTCTCTTGGGTGTTTTAGTTGGCAGACTCTTGAAGATGGACCGCAGTATAGCTCTTTTGGCAGCTTGTGGTAGTGGTATCTGTGGAGCTGCAGCGGTGTTAGGTGTCGACGGAGCTATTCGTCCGAAGCCTTATAAGACAGCTGTGGCAGTAGCGACGGTGGTTATCTTCGGAACACTATCTATGTTCCTGTATCCTATTCTTTATCGTGCAGGTGTCTTTGATTTATCACCTGATGCAATGGGAATCTTTGCTGGTTCTACGATTCATGAGGTGGCTCATGTTGTTGGCGCTGGTAATGCGATGGGTGCTGCTGTGAGCAATTCAGCGATTATTGTTAAGATGATTCGTGTAATGATGTTGGTACCTGTGTTGTTGGTGATAGCTTTCTTTGTTGCAAAGAATGTTACAGAGCGAGACGGAGATACTGGGGGTAGTAGTAAGATAAACATCCCTTGGTTTGCTATCCTCTTCCTTGTCGTCATCGGATTCAACTCCTTGAACTTACTTCCTAAAGGAGTTGTAGAGTTTATTAATACCTTTGATACCTTCCTCCTTACAATGGCAATGTCAGCCTTAGGTGCAGAGACGAGTATCGATAAGTTTAAGAAAGCAGGCTTTAAGCCTTTCCTTTTAGCTGCAATTCTATGGTGCTGGCTAATTGGTGGAGGTTATTGCTTGGCAAAGTATTTGGTGCCTATGTTAGGTGTTGGGTGTTAA
- the rpsT gene encoding 30S ribosomal protein S20: protein MANHKSSLKRIRQDKVRTLHNRYYAKTMRNAVRKLRNMTDKEEAVKLYPVVQKMLDKLAKTNIIHQNKAANLKSALCKHVASLG, encoded by the coding sequence ATGGCAAATCACAAATCATCATTGAAGAGAATCCGTCAGGACAAGGTTAGAACCTTGCACAACAGATATTATGCAAAGACAATGCGTAACGCTGTTCGCAAGTTGCGTAACATGACAGACAAAGAAGAGGCTGTAAAGCTCTACCCTGTTGTACAGAAGATGTTGGACAAGTTGGCTAAGACCAACATTATCCACCAGAACAAAGCAGCTAACTTGAAATCAGCTCTTTGCAAGCACGTAGCTTCTTTGGGATAA
- the recO gene encoding DNA repair protein RecO has translation MILKSKAIVLRSLKFGDSSLIIDMFTELEGRISFITRIPKTAKGKIKKQYFQPLTLLDLEFDFRPRTSLQRIKDVRILCPYGSIPFDPVKSTILLFLSEFLYYVTRGEQQNAHLFNYVKASMEWLDEAEQGYANFHLVFMMRLSRFVGFFPNLDAFQEDACFDLRNATFTSHVPLHSDYLLPLDAAQINKLIRMDYENMHLFRLSRHDRNRISDIVLHYYRIHVPDMPELKSFHVLRELFS, from the coding sequence ATGATTCTGAAGTCAAAAGCAATTGTATTGCGTTCTCTGAAGTTCGGTGATTCATCGCTAATAATTGATATGTTTACCGAGTTAGAGGGACGTATTTCTTTTATAACGCGCATACCTAAGACAGCGAAGGGGAAGATTAAGAAGCAGTATTTTCAACCACTGACCTTGCTTGATCTTGAATTTGACTTTCGTCCGCGAACTTCTTTGCAGCGAATAAAAGATGTACGTATCCTCTGTCCTTACGGATCCATACCCTTTGATCCTGTGAAATCGACAATCCTTCTCTTCCTTTCTGAATTTCTTTATTATGTTACTCGTGGGGAGCAACAGAATGCTCACCTATTTAATTATGTTAAAGCGAGTATGGAATGGCTAGATGAAGCTGAGCAAGGATATGCTAACTTTCATCTTGTCTTTATGATGCGATTAAGCCGGTTCGTTGGTTTCTTTCCCAATCTTGATGCCTTTCAAGAAGATGCTTGCTTTGACCTGCGCAATGCAACCTTTACAAGTCATGTGCCACTGCATTCGGATTACCTGTTACCTTTAGATGCTGCGCAGATAAACAAGCTGATTCGTATGGACTATGAGAATATGCACCTCTTTCGTCTTTCTCGTCATGATCGTAACCGAATCTCTGACATCGTATTGCATTATTATCGAATCCATGTACCTGATATGCCTGAACTGAAAAGCTTTCATGTGTTGCGTGAGCTGTTTAGTTAA